DNA sequence from the Humidesulfovibrio mexicanus genome:
TGGGCGGCTTCGCCGCGGCCATGAGCATGGTCATGGTCTCCTCGGTGACCAACGCGGTGATGCTGACCAACCACGTGCTTTTGCCGGTCATCAGCAAGGTGCCCGCCCTGGCCGGGCTCAAGCGCCGCCTGCTCCAGTGCCGCTGGGCCTGCGTGGCCGTGCTGGTGCTGACCGCCTACTGGTTCGAGCGGGCCATCGGCGATTCCTACATCCTGGTGAACATCGGCATCATCGCCTTCGGGGCGGTGCTGCAGTTCGCCCCGGCCGTGCTGGGCGGCATTTTCTGGCGTTCCGGAACCAGGTCCGGCGCCCTGGCCGGACTTTCCGGCGGGTTTTTGCTGTGGATGCACACCATGCTGCTGCCCGCCTTGTCCAAGGGCGGGCATGTGTGGTCCGGCCCGGTCAGCGAGGGGCTTTTCGGCCTTTCCTTCCTGCGCTCGGAATCGCTCTTCGGCATGACCGCCCTGGACCCCGTGGCCCACAGCGTGTTCTGGACCCTTTTGTTCAACACGGGCCTCTACGTGCTGGTGTCGCTGAACACGCGGCAATCGCAGGAGGAGATCGCGGTGCTGCCGGAGTTCACGGGGCTGCCGGGCCTGGGCGACCGCCGCGTGGGGCCGGGAGCGGAGGATGAGGCGGACCTGTCCGAAAAACGCGCCCTCATGGAGCGGCCCCTGCGCGAGTATCTGCCGCGCGACGAGTCCCGCGCCCTCATCGACGAGTGCCTGCAGTCCCAGAAGCTTGCCGGGAGGACCCGCATTTCGCTGACGGCCCTGGCAGCCCTGTACGGCGAGGTGGAGCGCGCCTTTTCCGGCGTGGTGGGCGCGGCCGCTGCGCACAAGGCCCTTTCGCAGGCGGGCGTGTTCACGGCCGAGGAAACCGGGGCCTTGAGCGATGTCTATGGCGGAATGCTGGCGCGGCTGCGCATTTCCCCGGACGAAATGGCCCGGCGCATCGACTACCACATCGAGCGCGAGCACCTGCTGACCCGCCACGCAGCGGAGCTGAAGGAGACCCTGCGCCTGCGGGACCAGGAGATTGTGGAGCGCAAGCGCGTGGAGGACGCCCTGCGCCTGGCGGAGGAGAACTATCGCGGCATCTTCATGAGCGCGCCGGAAGGCATTTTCCAGACCACGCTGAAGGGCCGCATCCTCTCCGCAAACCCGGCCATGGCGCGCATTCTGGGGTACGAATCCCCCCAGGAGCTTATGGAGCTGGTGGGCAGCCTGGGAGACCAGGTGTACGCCTTTCCCCTGGCGCGCGAGCGGGTGCTGCGCACCCTGGAGGACAAGGGCGTTCTGGACGGCATGGAGCTGGCCATGCGCAAGAAGGACGGCAGCCTCATCTGGTGCTCCATCATCGCCCGCGCCACGCGCGACGAAACGGGCCGGGTGGTGCGCATAGATGGCCTGCTGTCCGACGTGACCGAGAAGAAGCGCGCCCTGGAGGAACTGCGCGAGAGCGAGGCGCGCATCCGCGCACTGTTCGACGCCACCTCGGATTCGGTGATCCTCATGGACCCGGAGGGGGTGGTGCTGGCCATAAACGCCCACGGCGCCAGGCGGCGCGGGCTTATGCCCGAGGACATGATCGGCCGGTACATCTACGACCACCTGCCGCCGAACGCCGCGGAGATACGCCGCCTGCAGGTGCGCGAGGCCCTGCGCACGAAAAGCCCGCGCACCTTTGAGGAGGATCGCCAGGGCTTCTTCTATTCCATCACCATCTACCCCATTCTGGACGAGGGCGGAAACGTGCGCCAGCTGGCCAGCTTCTCGCGGGACATCACCGCCCAGCGCGAGAGCGAGGCCACCATTCTGCGCATGAACGAGAGCCTGGAGGAGCGCGTGCGCGAGCGCACCCGGCAGTTGGAGGCCGCGAACGCCGAGCTGACCAGCGCGCTGGAGCAGCTGACCCGTGCGCACAAGCAGTTGGTGGAGTCGGAAAAGATGGCCTCCCTTGGCGGGCTTGTGGCCGGAGTGGCCCACGAAATCAACACCCCGGTGGGCGTGGGCGTTACCGCGGCCTCGCATCTGGAGGCCCGCACCCAGGGACTGCTGGCCGAGTACCGGTCCGGGGGGCTCAAGCGCGCAAGCCTGGAAGAGTATCTCGGCGTGTGCGACGAATCCACGCGCATGATCCTCTCCAACCTCCGGCGCGCGGCGGAGCTCATCAGGAGCTTCAAGCAGGTGGCGGTGGACCGCTCCACCGAGGAGCGCCGCTCCTTCAAGCTGCGGGCCTACCTGGACGAGGTGCTGCTGTCCCTTCGTCCGCATCTCAAGAAGACCGAGCACGAGGTGGTGCTCATCTGCGACCCGGAACTCACGCTCGATTCCTACCCCGGCGCGCTTTCGCAGGTCGTCACCAACCTGGTGATGAATTCCCTGGTGCACGCCTTCGAGCCCGGCGTGGCCGGGCGCATCACCATCACCGCCCTGGAAAAGGGGCGATACGTATTGCTGATATACGCTGATGACGGCGCCGGGATCGCCCCGGAGCACCTGGACAAGATATTCGAGCCATTCTATACCACGCGTAGAGGCAAGGGAGGAACCGGCCTTGGCCTGCACATCCTCTACAACCTGGTGACGCAGAAGCTGGGCGGGGAAGTGCGCTGCGAGAGCCAGCCCGGCCGGGGCGCCACCTTCACACTCACGCTGCCCCAGGGCGGACCGGATCCCACATGACCGACGACAAGGACGAACTGCTCTTCCTCGGCGACGACGAGGCCGAACACAAGCTCCAGGACACCCCCGTCGCCTGGAAGCTGCTCATCGTGGACGACGAGGCCGAGGTGCACAACGTCACCCGACTGGTGCTCTCCGGCTTCCGCTACAAGGGGCGCGGGCTTGAGTTCCTGAGCGCCTACACCGGGGCCGAGGCCAGGGCCATGCTGGCCGCCCACCCGGACATCGCCGTCATCCTGCTTGACGTGGTCATGGAGGAGAACGACACCGGGCTCAAGCTCGTCAAGTACATCCGCGAGGAGTTGGAGAACCGCTTCGTGCGCATCATCCTGCGCACGGGCCAGCCCGGCCAGGCCCCGGAAGAGCGCGTCATCGTCGAATACGACATCAACGACTACAAGGAAAAGACCGAGCTCACCGCGCAGAAGCTCCTCACCACCATCGTCTCCGCCCTGCGCACCAGCAGCGACATCGCCACCATCGAGGCCAACCGCCTGGGCCTGGAAAAGATCATCGAGGCCAGCGAGAACATCTTCGAGCTGCAATCCTTGGAAAAGTTCTCCACCGGCGTGCTTGCGCAGCTCATTTCCATCCTGGAGCTGAACAGGAACGCCCTGGTTTGCCAAGCCTCGGGCTTCGCCGCGGTGAACAACAAGGGGCATTTCAGCATTCTGGCCGGCACCGGCGAATTCCAGCCCCACGTGCGCAAGAACGTGGAGGACGTGGTGCCCCCGGAAGTCTACGCGCATTTCGAGCAGGCGGTGAAAAACCGCACCAGCCTCTTCTTCGACGGCAAGCGCTACATCGGCTACTTCCGCAGCCAGAACGACTCCGAGAGCGTCATCTACCTGGAAGGCGGCAAGGAACTCACCGAGCTTGACCTGCAACTGGTGGAAATCTTCTTCGCCAACGTGTCCATCGCCTTCGACAATCTGCACCTGAACAAGGAAGTGGAAGACACCCAGCGCGAAATCGTGCTCACCCTGGGCGAAACCATCGAATGGCGTTCCCAGGAAACCGGCAACCATGTGCGCCGCGTGGCCGAGTACATGTACATGCTGGCCAAGCGCTACGGTCTGCCGGAAACCGAGTGCACCTTGCTGCGGCTGGCCGCGCCCATGCACGACGTGGGCAAGCTGGGCATTCCGGATGTGATTCTGAACAAGCCCGGCGAACTCACCGTTGAAGAAATGGCCGTCATCCGCACGCATCCCACCATCGGGCACGAGATCCTGAAAGCCTCGCACCGGGAACTGCTCAAGACCGCGGCCGTCATCTGCCTGCAGCACCACGAGCGCTACGACGGCACCGGCTATCCCACCGGCCTCAAGGGCCAGGACATCCACATCTACGGCCGGCTTGCCGCCGTGGCCGACGTGTTCGACGCCCTCATGAGCGACCGCATCTACCGTCCGGCTTGGCCGCTGGAACAGGTCGTCGCCCACTTCAAGGCCGAACGCGGCCGCCACTTCGACCCCGCCATCGTAGACATCCTCCTGGCCAACTTGGAAGAATTCCTCAAATTGCGCGAACTCTACAAGGGCTAGCTGTTCCCTTCGGGGACGTTTTGCCTGGTGCGAGATGCACAGCGCTGTGCCTGTTTCATGCTCCGCAGGCCAGGGGCTGCGCGCCCCTGGACCCGCGTGGATGGGGAAAGGGGTGGCGCTTCCCTCGCCTTCCCCTTATCCGGGGTTTCAAGGGGCCGGAGAGGCCCCTTGGCCGCCGGAGGCATAACAGGCACAACGCTGTGCCTGTTTCGTGCTCCGCAGGCCAGGGGCTGCGCGCCCCTGGACCCGCGTTGATGCGCGTCGTTAAAAATGCGGGCGAGAATCGCGATAATTGACCCTCGCCCGCCGTTGCACATACTGCAATGCCGTTTCAGAAATCAACCTTATTCATCACCCACCGGAAAGGCCACAGGGCCGCTGCGCAGGAGCCCCTCCCGCTCAGCGGCCCTATCCCGAGTCACCCGAAACCCCTCCGGCGCAGGGCCAATGGGTATCAGGTCCGGCCGGTAGACTGGGAGCCGCCCAACGGAGGGCTCCCAGGTCGCCAGGGCCTGGTCCTGGGGCACGGAGACGATGAGCCCCGCGTCCAGGTCGTCCAGGGCTTTGGCGATGAGCCGCAGTCCCAGGGGGAACAACTCTCGCCGCCATAGCCCGCTTGGCGTGTCACCGGGCCTGGTGAAGCACCAGCCCTGGGCGGCGATAGGCCCGCCATCGACCACATCGGTGAGCCAGTACACCGAGCCCCCGGCCACCTTGTCTCCCATTCGGAGAGTCCAGTAGACGGCGTCTCGGCCACGGTGCAGCGGCAAGAGCGACGGGTGGTAGCCCATGGCCCCGAGCCGGGTCTTGCCGCGAGTGGCCGCGCCGATGAAGTCGTGGCTGTGCGCGCACAGGATGAGGTCCACCCCGCCCGGCATGGTGGCAGCTGAGAGGGTCCCAGACCGGAGCAGCGGCAAACCCAGCCGGGCCGCAAGCGTCCAGAGCCGGTCCGGGCGGCCATCGCTTGTTTCCGGCGGGCAGGAGACAGCGGCCACGCCATGCCCACGCGCCAGCAGCAGCTCCAACACCGCCGCGCCGAAGGCTTTCTGTCCTGAGAGCAGCACGTTCATGCTTCGGCCTCCCCCAGATAGCGGAAGCCCTGAACGGCGCGAAAGTGCCCGCCAAAGCCTGATCCTGCGTTTGTGTACCCGTACCGCACCGCCGATTTCCGCAGATTTTCGATACACCGGGCCTTGCTCTCGCCCACGAGGTTGCCGCTCACCTGGGTCCAGCCGCGACGCACGCGCAGGGCGGCGGCAAGGCCAGGGTGCGAGGTGTGAAAGAGCGTGGGCATGGGCTTGCCGTAGCGGTTCTCCCCGGCTCGCCACATGGCGCACACGGCCTCAAGGAAACGCAGCCCCACCCCGGCCCCCTGCCACTCCGGCATGACCACCAGGCGGCAGGCCCGCGCCTCGCGCAGGCCCGGTCGGGTGGACACGGCCACGTGGGCAACGGGCGTTTCGCCCACAAAACCCACGTAGCA
Encoded proteins:
- a CDS encoding DUF3369 domain-containing protein, translating into MTDDKDELLFLGDDEAEHKLQDTPVAWKLLIVDDEAEVHNVTRLVLSGFRYKGRGLEFLSAYTGAEARAMLAAHPDIAVILLDVVMEENDTGLKLVKYIREELENRFVRIILRTGQPGQAPEERVIVEYDINDYKEKTELTAQKLLTTIVSALRTSSDIATIEANRLGLEKIIEASENIFELQSLEKFSTGVLAQLISILELNRNALVCQASGFAAVNNKGHFSILAGTGEFQPHVRKNVEDVVPPEVYAHFEQAVKNRTSLFFDGKRYIGYFRSQNDSESVIYLEGGKELTELDLQLVEIFFANVSIAFDNLHLNKEVEDTQREIVLTLGETIEWRSQETGNHVRRVAEYMYMLAKRYGLPETECTLLRLAAPMHDVGKLGIPDVILNKPGELTVEEMAVIRTHPTIGHEILKASHRELLKTAAVICLQHHERYDGTGYPTGLKGQDIHIYGRLAAVADVFDALMSDRIYRPAWPLEQVVAHFKAERGRHFDPAIVDILLANLEEFLKLRELYKG
- a CDS encoding formyltransferase family protein; amino-acid sequence: MNVLLSGQKAFGAAVLELLLARGHGVAAVSCPPETSDGRPDRLWTLAARLGLPLLRSGTLSAATMPGGVDLILCAHSHDFIGAATRGKTRLGAMGYHPSLLPLHRGRDAVYWTLRMGDKVAGGSVYWLTDVVDGGPIAAQGWCFTRPGDTPSGLWRRELFPLGLRLIAKALDDLDAGLIVSVPQDQALATWEPSVGRLPVYRPDLIPIGPAPEGFRVTRDRAAEREGLLRSGPVAFPVGDE
- a CDS encoding PAS domain S-box protein produces the protein MFSPFLVLGVLAGYMGLMLLLAKWAERSAEAGRSITNRPLVYALSLATYCTSWTYYGSVGKAVVSGPLFLTIYIGPTICAALWWVLVRKLTRIKTSFHVTSIADLLAARYGKSHRVAALATAVAFVGSVPYVALQIKSVTSTFSMLAGDEAELLGVVGPLVVTVMIVYAIVLGVRRIDPTDRHPGMVATVTAEAVLKLAAMLAVGAFAVWLLLQEAGGPASGLTPERLEDILRLRREEGGAYVLWAGYLVLSLSAIVFLPHQFHLAVVENADERHILTASWVFPLYLLCINLAVVPVAMAGLDTGLSPARADTFVLGLPLAQGNAALALLVFLGGFAAAMSMVMVSSVTNAVMLTNHVLLPVISKVPALAGLKRRLLQCRWACVAVLVLTAYWFERAIGDSYILVNIGIIAFGAVLQFAPAVLGGIFWRSGTRSGALAGLSGGFLLWMHTMLLPALSKGGHVWSGPVSEGLFGLSFLRSESLFGMTALDPVAHSVFWTLLFNTGLYVLVSLNTRQSQEEIAVLPEFTGLPGLGDRRVGPGAEDEADLSEKRALMERPLREYLPRDESRALIDECLQSQKLAGRTRISLTALAALYGEVERAFSGVVGAAAAHKALSQAGVFTAEETGALSDVYGGMLARLRISPDEMARRIDYHIEREHLLTRHAAELKETLRLRDQEIVERKRVEDALRLAEENYRGIFMSAPEGIFQTTLKGRILSANPAMARILGYESPQELMELVGSLGDQVYAFPLARERVLRTLEDKGVLDGMELAMRKKDGSLIWCSIIARATRDETGRVVRIDGLLSDVTEKKRALEELRESEARIRALFDATSDSVILMDPEGVVLAINAHGARRRGLMPEDMIGRYIYDHLPPNAAEIRRLQVREALRTKSPRTFEEDRQGFFYSITIYPILDEGGNVRQLASFSRDITAQRESEATILRMNESLEERVRERTRQLEAANAELTSALEQLTRAHKQLVESEKMASLGGLVAGVAHEINTPVGVGVTAASHLEARTQGLLAEYRSGGLKRASLEEYLGVCDESTRMILSNLRRAAELIRSFKQVAVDRSTEERRSFKLRAYLDEVLLSLRPHLKKTEHEVVLICDPELTLDSYPGALSQVVTNLVMNSLVHAFEPGVAGRITITALEKGRYVLLIYADDGAGIAPEHLDKIFEPFYTTRRGKGGTGLGLHILYNLVTQKLGGEVRCESQPGRGATFTLTLPQGGPDPT